A single window of Oreochromis aureus strain Israel breed Guangdong linkage group 7, ZZ_aureus, whole genome shotgun sequence DNA harbors:
- the phpt1 gene encoding 14 kDa phosphohistidine phosphatase, with translation MCTQTKAAALMANIPQADIDPSGVFKYVLIRVHSREEGDDSEVDIVRGYGWAEYHADIYEKVAEQLERDGHLDCQCIGGGRIKHDPQAKKIHVYGYSMGFGRANHAVTTEKLKVRYPDYEVTWDNEGY, from the exons ATGTGCACACAGACGAAGGCGGCTGCTCTCATGGCCAACATACCGCAGGCAGACATCGACCCTTCCGGGGTATTTAAGTACGTTTTGATCCGTGTTCATAGCCGAGAGGAGGGGGACGACTCGGAGGTGGATATAGTCCGAGGATACGGCTGGGCTGAGTACCACG CTGACATCTATGAGAAAGTAGCAGAGCAGCTGGAAAGGGACGGGCACTTGGACTGTCAGTGTATCGGAGGAGGGAGAATCAAACATGACCCCCAGGCCAAGAAGATCCATGTCTACGGGTACTCCATG GGATTCGGAAGAGCAAACCATGCAGTGACCACTGAGAAACTCAAGGTTCGGTATCCAGACTATGAGGTGACCTGGGATAATGAAGGCTACTGA